The following coding sequences lie in one Sphingobium sp. KCTC 72723 genomic window:
- a CDS encoding glycosyltransferase family 4 protein: MKVAMLDPSLFTGRYDDSLCAALAGQGADVTLLGRPMRATDAIVPHGYAYTPHFFRRSEALRDALGEGRAFRLAKAAEYGLSCALGDLKTMRDADLVHVQWLPLAPADAMMLRRLKGRTALVHTVHNADAYHADAGVQGRGYRALLDQFDALVVHGDTTRAALIGQGVDAARIHMTPHPPMRLAPASAADLTAVPDATRPRLLFFGTIRPYKGVDLLIHACLSLWQAGRDFELVLAGKPFMDVAPLLAQVAQAGFSDRLLTDFGFLTEGRLDAHMAKADMIAFPYRHIDSSGAFLSALHHGKAMVTSDAGMFGQLPDGVATRASAGNAPALAAALLPLVQSAAIRQEQGARARAYGDAMGNWNDMGVATIGIYHTVLAARA, translated from the coding sequence ATGAAAGTCGCAATGCTCGACCCGTCGCTTTTTACCGGGCGCTATGATGACAGCCTGTGCGCGGCGCTGGCCGGGCAGGGGGCAGATGTCACGCTGCTCGGTCGTCCGATGCGCGCGACCGACGCCATCGTGCCGCACGGTTACGCCTACACTCCGCATTTTTTCCGCCGCAGCGAAGCACTACGCGACGCTCTGGGCGAAGGCCGCGCCTTTCGCCTGGCCAAGGCGGCGGAATATGGCCTGTCCTGCGCGCTGGGCGACCTGAAGACCATGCGCGACGCTGATCTCGTCCATGTCCAGTGGCTGCCGCTCGCCCCCGCCGACGCCATGATGTTGCGCCGCCTGAAGGGCCGCACCGCGCTCGTCCACACCGTCCACAACGCGGACGCCTATCATGCCGATGCCGGGGTGCAGGGGCGCGGCTATCGCGCGCTGCTCGATCAGTTCGACGCGCTGGTCGTGCATGGCGACACGACCCGCGCCGCGCTGATCGGGCAGGGGGTGGACGCCGCCCGCATCCATATGACGCCGCACCCGCCGATGCGCCTCGCCCCCGCCAGCGCAGCGGACCTCACCGCAGTCCCCGATGCCACGCGGCCCCGCCTGCTCTTTTTCGGCACGATCCGTCCTTATAAGGGCGTGGATCTGCTCATCCATGCCTGCCTTTCGCTCTGGCAGGCGGGCCGTGATTTCGAACTGGTGCTGGCGGGCAAGCCCTTCATGGATGTCGCCCCCCTGTTGGCGCAGGTCGCGCAGGCAGGCTTTTCCGACCGGCTGCTGACCGACTTTGGCTTCCTTACCGAAGGCCGCCTCGACGCCCATATGGCAAAGGCCGACATGATCGCCTTCCCTTACCGCCATATCGATTCGAGCGGTGCCTTCCTGTCCGCGCTGCACCATGGCAAGGCTATGGTCACGTCGGATGCGGGCATGTTCGGCCAGTTGCCCGACGGCGTGGCGACTCGCGCTTCCGCAGGAAATGCGCCCGCATTGGCCGCCGCCCTCTTGCCGCTGGTGCAAAGCGCGGCCATCAGGCAGGAACAGGGTGCGCGGGCGCGGGCCTATGGCGATGCAATGGGGAACTGGAACGACATGGGCGTGGCGACGATCGGCATTTATCACACCGTCCTGGCCGCGCGCGCATGA
- a CDS encoding FkbM family methyltransferase, whose translation MNRYLRELSDRKLAVRLALAGRVHQYPEIQALRRFLSAFAVDCLFDVGANRGQYATMARRDAGYKGMILSFEPNPAVFAELQKRAAPDRHWHVFNMALSDFDGPASFNIMAADQFSSLKTPSGAQDAIFADRNKVMQTVDMQCRRLDTLLPELVAQHGFKRPFLKMDTQGHDMAVCEGAGDILAQMLGVQTELGVRPIYEGGTVYRDMIDWLEARAFLPSAFFANNKGHFPLLVEMDGIFVNRTLVTA comes from the coding sequence ATGAACCGATACCTGCGCGAACTGTCCGACCGTAAGCTGGCGGTGCGTCTGGCGCTGGCCGGTCGTGTTCACCAATATCCCGAAATTCAGGCGCTGCGCCGTTTCCTGTCGGCCTTCGCCGTCGATTGCCTGTTCGACGTCGGCGCCAATCGCGGCCAATATGCCACCATGGCCCGCCGCGACGCAGGCTATAAAGGCATGATCCTGTCGTTCGAACCGAACCCTGCCGTTTTTGCCGAACTGCAAAAACGCGCCGCGCCCGACCGCCACTGGCATGTGTTCAACATGGCGCTGTCTGATTTCGACGGTCCCGCCAGTTTCAACATCATGGCCGCCGACCAGTTTTCGTCACTCAAGACCCCGTCAGGCGCGCAGGACGCGATCTTCGCCGACCGCAACAAAGTGATGCAGACGGTCGACATGCAATGTCGCCGTCTCGACACGCTGTTGCCCGAACTGGTGGCGCAACATGGTTTCAAGCGCCCTTTCCTCAAGATGGACACGCAGGGCCACGACATGGCCGTGTGCGAAGGCGCAGGGGATATTCTGGCGCAAATGTTGGGCGTGCAGACCGAACTGGGCGTGCGCCCCATCTATGAAGGCGGCACTGTCTATCGCGATATGATCGACTGGCTGGAGGCACGCGCTTTCCTGCCGTCCGCCTTCTTCGCCAATAATAAGGGGCATTTCCCCCTGCTGGTCGAAATGGACGGCATCTTCGTCAACCGGACGCTGGTCACGGCGTGA
- a CDS encoding MFS transporter yields MSVASVTSTVASHVSARRLLLAGAIGLTLWLGAAFVWHVTYRQGISLAVILFLSQDFPALFGSLLLLALAAPWAEGRGITLPPPTARIVVPLIVLLGLAAWAGHYALFQDYAISRDEEVARFAAAYMREGMFARPIPIEWEPYRRAIMPEFFSPFGAADYWTAAYLPVNSAIQALFWQLGDPNLAGPVLLMAGLFALWRVALHLMPDRPDAVWVTVLLGFSSSQLWITAMTPYAMTGHFALNMVWLALVLRGGVVGHGSAGLVALVAAGLHQWHFPPIFIAPFILWMLLARRWTVAAFHALTLVAIVILWAKLWPAFLLDALGAPADVRPSAGVADKVGSLFERLGDRWQPLVNLSRFVAWNNILMVPLAALGIAAMRWRSMIVGREIALPLALGCLAGCVLALAQGYGWGFRYAHGFIGPFCLLAGLGWARFRPAGALRPLVIGLVITGLASIFFVWRIHAFVAPYAASHRLIDSSQADVVLVDPRGGLYVTDLVRGRDGVPGKPMVMNLGMLTLDQVDQLCENYVLELFDRAEFRPLGVPLARWNLGRMDALRAHMKEQGCDRPVLPPLPDTFEDALNAADNAM; encoded by the coding sequence GTGAGCGTCGCCAGCGTCACCAGCACCGTCGCCAGCCATGTCAGCGCGCGCCGCCTGCTGCTGGCGGGTGCGATCGGCCTGACGCTGTGGCTGGGCGCTGCCTTTGTGTGGCATGTTACCTATCGGCAGGGGATCAGCCTGGCGGTCATCCTGTTCCTGTCGCAGGATTTTCCCGCCCTGTTCGGTTCGCTGCTGCTGCTTGCGCTCGCTGCGCCATGGGCGGAAGGGCGGGGGATCACCCTGCCGCCTCCCACCGCACGGATCGTCGTGCCGCTCATCGTCCTACTGGGGCTGGCGGCATGGGCGGGCCATTACGCCCTGTTTCAGGATTATGCGATTTCCCGCGATGAGGAAGTCGCCCGCTTCGCCGCCGCCTATATGCGCGAAGGCATGTTCGCCCGCCCGATCCCGATAGAATGGGAACCCTATCGCCGGGCGATCATGCCTGAATTCTTCTCCCCCTTTGGCGCGGCGGATTATTGGACGGCGGCCTATCTGCCGGTGAACAGCGCGATCCAGGCACTGTTCTGGCAATTGGGCGATCCCAATCTGGCCGGGCCGGTGTTGCTGATGGCCGGGCTGTTCGCGCTTTGGCGCGTCGCGTTGCATTTGATGCCGGACCGCCCCGATGCGGTGTGGGTCACGGTGCTGCTGGGTTTCTCCTCCAGCCAGCTGTGGATCACGGCGATGACGCCCTATGCCATGACCGGGCATTTCGCGCTCAACATGGTGTGGCTGGCGTTGGTGCTGCGCGGCGGGGTGGTTGGTCATGGCAGCGCGGGGCTGGTCGCGCTGGTCGCGGCGGGGCTGCACCAATGGCATTTCCCGCCCATTTTCATTGCGCCATTCATTCTGTGGATGCTGCTGGCGCGGCGCTGGACCGTCGCGGCTTTCCACGCGCTCACTCTGGTTGCAATCGTCATCCTCTGGGCAAAGCTATGGCCCGCTTTTCTGCTCGATGCACTGGGCGCACCCGCCGACGTGCGCCCGTCCGCTGGCGTCGCAGACAAGGTAGGCAGCCTGTTCGAACGGCTCGGCGACCGCTGGCAACCGCTGGTCAATCTCAGCCGCTTCGTCGCATGGAACAACATATTGATGGTCCCGCTCGCTGCGCTGGGCATCGCCGCGATGCGCTGGCGGTCAATGATCGTCGGGCGGGAAATCGCGCTGCCGCTCGCGCTTGGTTGTCTGGCAGGATGCGTGCTGGCGCTGGCGCAGGGCTATGGCTGGGGCTTCCGCTACGCCCATGGCTTTATCGGTCCCTTCTGCCTGCTGGCGGGGCTTGGCTGGGCGCGGTTTCGACCGGCAGGGGCGCTGCGCCCGCTGGTCATCGGCTTGGTCATCACAGGCCTTGCCAGCATCTTCTTCGTCTGGCGCATCCACGCCTTCGTCGCACCCTATGCGGCCAGTCACCGGCTGATCGATTCCAGCCAGGCCGATGTCGTTCTGGTCGATCCGCGCGGCGGGCTTTACGTCACCGATCTGGTGCGCGGGCGCGATGGTGTGCCGGGCAAGCCGATGGTCATGAACCTTGGCATGTTGACGCTCGATCAGGTCGATCAGCTGTGCGAAAATTATGTCTTGGAATTGTTCGACCGCGCCGAATTTCGCCCGCTCGGCGTGCCGCTGGCACGCTGGAATCTGGGCCGCATGGACGCCCTGCGCGCGCACATGAAGGAACAGGGCTGCGACCGCCCGGTACTGCCGCCGTTGCCCGACACATTCGAAGATGCCCTGAACGCCGCCGACAACGCAATGTAA
- a CDS encoding amidohydrolase, whose protein sequence is MRGALIAGLALALPLPALASGVIDNVNGIAVDPNGRIVRFGALLIDDEGKVEKLIPGRYQEPEYKPKKPKKGQPWPERPKGLSFRMDAGGKTMIPGLIDAHGHVMSLGLTLVTIDLSDTTSLAQAQAKIRAYAQASDGRKWIIGAGWNQEKWGLGRFPTAAELDAAVSDIPVWLMRVDGHAGWANSAAIRAAGVTGATKAPAGGRIEMVAGKPAGVFVDQAMDLIEKVVPPPAPKDHDIALEKAQRALLATGITGIADMGTSIEDWQAFRRSADRGALRVRIMAYAAGLTNMTLIAGPEPTPWLYDDRLRLGGVKLVLDGALGSRGAWLKADYADAPGQRGLPMIPATQLRNIMSRAAMDNFQIATHAIGDAANSEVMDAIQELSETYKGDRRWRIEHAQIVSPADLPRFAQFGIVASMQPVHEASDWRMATARMGEGRLGGAYAWKAMLDNRVPLAFGSDVPVESPNPFPGIAVAMSREDAKGEPVGGWMPQQRVSFESALDGFTRQAAYAGFAEKRFGSLVPGQRADFVLIDRDISTARAADIRDTQVLETWIGGKRVFVQGQ, encoded by the coding sequence GTGAGGGGCGCGCTGATCGCGGGACTGGCGCTCGCTTTACCCCTGCCCGCTCTGGCTTCCGGCGTGATCGACAATGTGAACGGTATTGCGGTCGATCCCAATGGCCGGATCGTGCGGTTCGGCGCGCTGCTGATCGATGATGAGGGGAAGGTCGAAAAGCTGATCCCCGGTCGCTATCAGGAACCCGAATATAAGCCGAAAAAGCCCAAAAAGGGCCAGCCCTGGCCGGAGCGACCCAAGGGGTTGTCGTTCAGGATGGACGCGGGCGGCAAGACGATGATCCCCGGCCTGATCGACGCGCATGGCCATGTCATGAGCCTGGGCCTGACGCTGGTCACGATCGACCTTTCGGATACTACGTCGCTGGCGCAGGCGCAGGCGAAGATCCGTGCCTATGCGCAGGCCAGCGATGGCCGCAAATGGATCATCGGGGCGGGTTGGAACCAGGAAAAATGGGGGCTGGGTCGCTTTCCCACCGCTGCGGAACTGGATGCGGCAGTTAGCGATATTCCGGTATGGCTGATGCGAGTCGATGGCCATGCGGGCTGGGCCAACAGCGCCGCGATCCGCGCGGCAGGCGTGACGGGGGCGACCAAGGCGCCTGCGGGCGGCAGGATAGAGATGGTGGCGGGCAAGCCTGCGGGCGTATTCGTGGACCAGGCGATGGACCTGATCGAAAAGGTCGTGCCGCCGCCTGCGCCCAAGGATCATGACATCGCGCTGGAAAAGGCGCAGCGGGCTTTGCTGGCCACGGGCATTACCGGCATAGCCGACATGGGGACGAGCATAGAGGATTGGCAGGCGTTTCGCCGATCGGCCGATCGCGGCGCATTGCGCGTGCGGATCATGGCCTATGCGGCGGGGCTGACCAACATGACGCTGATCGCCGGGCCGGAACCCACGCCATGGCTGTATGACGACCGGCTGCGGCTGGGGGGCGTAAAGCTGGTGCTGGACGGGGCGCTGGGGTCGCGCGGAGCATGGCTGAAGGCCGATTATGCCGATGCGCCGGGGCAGCGCGGATTGCCGATGATTCCGGCCACGCAGTTGCGCAACATCATGAGCCGGGCGGCGATGGATAATTTCCAGATCGCCACCCATGCGATCGGCGACGCGGCCAACAGCGAAGTGATGGACGCTATTCAGGAGTTGTCGGAAACCTATAAGGGCGACCGGCGCTGGCGCATCGAACATGCGCAGATCGTCAGCCCGGCCGACCTGCCGCGCTTTGCCCAGTTCGGCATCGTCGCGTCGATGCAGCCCGTGCATGAAGCGTCCGATTGGCGCATGGCGACGGCGCGCATGGGCGAGGGTCGCCTTGGCGGCGCTTATGCGTGGAAGGCGATGCTGGACAATCGCGTGCCTTTGGCCTTTGGGTCGGACGTGCCGGTGGAAAGCCCCAACCCCTTCCCCGGCATCGCCGTGGCGATGAGCCGGGAGGACGCAAAGGGCGAGCCGGTAGGCGGGTGGATGCCGCAGCAGCGCGTGAGTTTCGAAAGCGCGCTGGACGGCTTTACGCGGCAGGCGGCCTATGCAGGCTTTGCGGAAAAGCGCTTTGGCAGTCTGGTGCCGGGGCAGCGGGCGGATTTCGTACTGATCGACCGGGATATCTCGACGGCGCGGGCAGCAGATATTCGCGATACGCAGGTGCTGGAAACATGGATCGGCGGCAAGCGGGTGTTCGTGCAGGGGCAGTAA
- a CDS encoding NAD(P)-dependent oxidoreductase, translating into MANIAFIGLGVMGGPIAGHLAKAGHDVTVYNRSIGKAKSWAEAYGGTVATSPAKAAEEADIVISCVGTDDDLSQVTLGREGAFRTMKQGSLFIDHTTVSARIARQLFVEGESRGIHSVDAPVSGGQAGAENGKLSIMCGGSEPAVAAARIVMQAYAARIVHVGGAGAGQTTKMVNQICIAGVLQGLSEALRFAQASELDLDSVFEAISGGAAQSWQMDNRWKTMAQDSFDFGFAVDWMRKDLGLALDEARANGATLPVTAMVDQYYADVQALGGHRQDTSALVRRITRA; encoded by the coding sequence ATGGCTAACATCGCGTTTATCGGCCTGGGCGTCATGGGCGGCCCGATCGCTGGCCATCTGGCAAAGGCGGGGCATGACGTCACCGTCTATAACCGTTCCATCGGCAAGGCGAAAAGCTGGGCGGAAGCCTATGGCGGCACCGTCGCGACCAGCCCGGCGAAAGCCGCCGAGGAAGCCGATATCGTCATCAGTTGCGTCGGCACCGACGATGATCTGAGCCAGGTGACATTGGGCCGCGAAGGCGCATTTCGCACAATGAAGCAGGGGAGCCTGTTCATCGACCACACGACGGTTTCGGCGCGGATCGCGCGGCAATTATTCGTGGAAGGCGAAAGCCGGGGCATCCACAGCGTCGATGCGCCCGTGTCGGGCGGTCAGGCGGGCGCGGAAAATGGCAAGCTGTCGATCATGTGCGGGGGCAGCGAACCGGCGGTCGCCGCCGCCAGGATCGTGATGCAGGCCTATGCCGCGCGCATCGTCCATGTCGGCGGCGCAGGCGCGGGCCAGACGACCAAGATGGTCAACCAGATCTGCATCGCAGGCGTGTTGCAGGGACTGTCCGAAGCATTACGCTTTGCGCAGGCGTCCGAACTGGACCTGGACAGCGTGTTCGAAGCGATTTCGGGCGGCGCGGCGCAAAGCTGGCAGATGGATAATCGCTGGAAAACGATGGCGCAGGACAGTTTCGATTTCGGTTTCGCAGTCGATTGGATGCGCAAGGATCTGGGGCTGGCGCTGGATGAGGCGCGGGCCAATGGCGCGACGTTGCCGGTGACGGCGATGGTCGATCAATATTATGCCGATGTGCAGGCGTTGGGTGGGCATCGGCAGGATACAAGTGCGCTGGTGCGGCGGATTACGCGGGCGTGA
- a CDS encoding threonine ammonia-lyase — MNTLAKIESALPLPITVDDVLAARTRIAGAIVKTPTLISQTLSDMLGCKVWLKFENLQFTAAYKERGALNRLLQLDEASKAKGVIAASAGNHAQGLAYHGKRLGVPVTIVMPMTTPTVKVTQTKGHGATVVQYGEKFDDAYAHARLLEVEQGLTFIHPFDDPQIMAGQGTVALEMLEDAPEIDTLIIPIGGGGLFSGMATAARAMKPDIRLIGVQAELYPSMYDYIKGADLPCDGDTLAEGIAVKQPGDNTRLVVERLADDMLLVTERRLEEALSLLLQIEKTVVEGAGAAGLAALLTYREQFAGRNVGLILTGGNIDTRLLANVLLRDLARSGRLARLRIILQDRPGALFHVAKIFDQEAVNILELAHQRIFTNLPAKGLSLDVECETRDRAHLQRLIAALGEAGYEVAPIEVA, encoded by the coding sequence ATGAACACGCTTGCCAAGATCGAGAGCGCCCTGCCGCTGCCCATCACCGTCGATGACGTCCTTGCCGCGCGCACCCGTATTGCAGGTGCCATCGTCAAGACGCCGACGTTGATCAGCCAGACGCTGTCGGACATGCTGGGGTGCAAAGTGTGGCTGAAATTCGAAAATCTGCAATTTACCGCCGCCTATAAAGAACGCGGCGCACTCAATCGCCTGCTGCAACTGGATGAAGCGTCCAAGGCCAAGGGCGTGATCGCCGCGTCAGCGGGCAATCATGCGCAGGGGCTGGCCTATCATGGCAAGCGGCTGGGCGTGCCGGTCACTATCGTCATGCCAATGACCACGCCGACCGTGAAGGTCACGCAGACCAAGGGTCATGGCGCGACCGTCGTGCAATATGGCGAGAAATTCGACGACGCCTATGCCCATGCCCGACTGCTGGAAGTCGAACAGGGGCTGACCTTCATTCATCCCTTTGACGATCCGCAGATCATGGCCGGGCAGGGGACGGTTGCGCTCGAAATGCTGGAAGATGCGCCGGAAATCGACACGCTGATCATCCCGATCGGTGGTGGCGGCCTGTTTTCCGGCATGGCCACGGCGGCCCGCGCGATGAAGCCCGACATCCGCCTGATCGGCGTGCAGGCGGAACTCTATCCGTCCATGTACGACTATATCAAGGGCGCGGACCTGCCGTGCGACGGCGATACGCTGGCGGAAGGGATCGCGGTCAAGCAACCGGGCGACAATACCCGTCTGGTGGTGGAACGGCTGGCCGACGACATGCTGCTGGTCACCGAACGGCGGCTGGAAGAAGCGCTCAGCCTGCTGCTCCAGATCGAAAAAACCGTGGTCGAAGGGGCGGGTGCCGCTGGCCTTGCCGCGCTGCTGACCTATCGCGAACAATTTGCCGGGCGCAATGTCGGGCTGATCCTGACCGGCGGCAATATCGACACCCGCCTGCTCGCCAACGTCCTGCTGCGCGACCTTGCCCGGTCGGGTCGCCTCGCGCGGCTGCGCATCATCTTGCAGGACCGGCCCGGCGCGCTGTTCCATGTCGCCAAAATCTTCGATCAGGAAGCAGTCAACATCCTGGAACTGGCGCATCAGCGTATCTTCACCAACCTGCCCGCCAAGGGGCTGAGCCTGGACGTGGAGTGCGAAACCCGCGATCGTGCGCACCTTCAGCGGCTTATCGCCGCGCTGGGCGAAGCGGGCTATGAAGTCGCGCCGATCGAAGTTGCCTGA
- a CDS encoding arginyltransferase gives MTAPFRFPRFFVTNPSPCPYLPGRSERKVFTELNGDNAAELNDALGRIGFRRSQNVAYRPSCADCSACVSVRVVAGEFRPNATQRKLIRRNSDLVVTACKPWSTEEQYALLQRYLSARHPGGGMTEMDEMDFADMVEQTPVDSHVVEYREPGVDGRVGRLVGACLTDRQGDGLSMIYSFFDTTLDHRQGLGNFIIMDHILRASRAGLAYVYLGYWVDGSQRMEYKVRYRPLEKLSRTGWVRFDPDEQEQAIRDVAQRDEPPLPVELASMFRK, from the coding sequence GTGACTGCACCCTTTCGTTTTCCTCGCTTCTTCGTGACGAACCCATCGCCTTGCCCCTATCTGCCGGGGCGGAGCGAGCGGAAGGTGTTCACCGAACTCAATGGCGACAATGCGGCCGAGCTTAACGATGCGCTGGGCCGCATCGGTTTTCGCCGCAGCCAGAATGTCGCCTATCGCCCCAGTTGTGCCGATTGTTCCGCCTGCGTTTCGGTGCGCGTCGTCGCCGGTGAATTTCGTCCCAACGCGACCCAGCGTAAACTGATCCGCCGCAACAGCGACCTGGTCGTGACGGCGTGCAAGCCCTGGTCGACCGAGGAGCAATATGCGCTGCTCCAGCGCTATCTGTCGGCGCGCCATCCCGGTGGCGGCATGACAGAAATGGACGAAATGGATTTCGCCGACATGGTCGAACAGACCCCGGTGGACAGTCATGTCGTGGAATATCGCGAACCCGGCGTTGACGGGCGCGTGGGTCGGCTGGTCGGTGCGTGCCTGACCGACCGGCAGGGCGACGGGCTGTCGATGATCTACAGCTTCTTCGATACCACGCTGGACCATCGTCAGGGGCTGGGCAACTTCATCATCATGGACCATATCCTGCGCGCGTCGCGGGCAGGGCTGGCCTATGTGTATCTGGGCTATTGGGTCGATGGGTCGCAGCGGATGGAATATAAGGTCCGCTATCGCCCACTTGAAAAGCTGAGCCGTACTGGCTGGGTCCGGTTCGACCCGGACGAACAGGAACAGGCCATTCGCGATGTAGCCCAACGGGACGAGCCACCCTTGCCGGTGGAACTGGCGAGCATGTTCCGCAAATAG
- a CDS encoding putative bifunctional diguanylate cyclase/phosphodiesterase: MDRFADRRFDDFRLALGHSVPADSLFRYRNELLSSPFFDSMSPSLSRLVADGRGKLLAMEAQGSGKPLRFAIDPMANGWRAMLDRAGRRAVLEAARQDAPDPLTLRLTFADGERRWCLIRLLRVQAPGIATRYYGTVEDVHDRHDGQARALEKALAESRDHYRWSVDLSPQVPWTASPDGGIEEVGPLWLNLTGLTPQQTLGAGWLTALHADDLERVIAVWALHLVSGAPVDVDYRIHLAQGGYRWMRARAAARRDAQGAIVRWYGTLEDVHAQKLAQRALTDSEERFRLAVQSARLGIWDFDAVTGARTWSPEFRAMLGIGADQPATNGLSLSLVHADDREKLRVMLDAVATGAVPPHFEATLRIHRADDGALRWIRSTGWTTRSESGRPQRIIVTFLDVTEQRDAEDRIRWAATHDPMTRLPNRALWQASLEELATRSGLAGERFGLLLLDIDDLKRTNDSLGHDAGDALLCAFARRLAAAAPPDAVLGRLGGDEFGLIAPSLTDPAALEACSAALIESVRLPHIYQGRSLDCGVSIGGALFGTHGERAEDVLKAADLALYASKAAGRGRLTLFHSDLRAAAQQRSSMLHMARQVVADHLVMPYYQPKVDLRTGRVLGYEALLRWQHPRLGVQLPGTIAAGFDHGEIAVGLTRCMVDAVLADLRRWLRAGVDPGRVAINASAADFADGDFADRLLAQLARSDIPPAHLEIEVTESVFLSRGAGQVGRALGHFAQAGVRVALDDFGTGFASLTHLKQYPVDILKIDRSFVSNLEQDAGDAAIVDAIVKLGSSFGMDVVAEGVETAAQAALLLGHGCIIGQGFLLGRPQPFAMIRPPKAL, translated from the coding sequence ATGGATCGCTTTGCTGATCGCCGATTTGACGACTTCCGGCTGGCGCTGGGACATAGCGTTCCTGCCGATAGTTTGTTTCGTTATCGCAACGAATTACTGTCGTCGCCTTTCTTCGACTCTATGTCTCCGTCGCTGTCGCGTTTGGTCGCTGACGGTCGGGGAAAATTGCTTGCGATGGAAGCGCAGGGCAGCGGCAAGCCCTTGCGTTTCGCGATCGATCCCATGGCGAACGGCTGGCGTGCAATGCTCGACCGGGCGGGGCGTCGTGCCGTGCTGGAAGCCGCGCGGCAGGATGCGCCCGATCCGCTGACCTTGCGCCTGACCTTTGCTGATGGCGAACGGCGTTGGTGTCTCATTCGCCTGTTGCGAGTGCAGGCGCCCGGCATCGCTACTCGTTATTATGGCACGGTGGAGGATGTTCACGACCGCCATGATGGGCAGGCCCGCGCGCTCGAAAAGGCGCTGGCCGAAAGCCGCGACCATTATCGCTGGTCGGTCGATCTCAGCCCGCAGGTTCCATGGACCGCATCGCCCGATGGCGGGATAGAGGAAGTGGGACCGCTCTGGCTGAACCTCACCGGCCTGACTCCGCAGCAGACGCTGGGTGCAGGATGGCTGACGGCGCTCCATGCCGATGACCTGGAACGGGTGATCGCGGTGTGGGCGCTGCATCTGGTCAGCGGCGCGCCGGTCGATGTCGATTATCGCATCCACTTGGCCCAGGGCGGCTATCGCTGGATGCGCGCCCGTGCCGCCGCGCGGCGCGACGCGCAAGGCGCGATCGTGCGCTGGTATGGCACGCTGGAGGATGTCCACGCGCAGAAGCTGGCGCAGCGCGCGCTGACCGACAGTGAGGAGCGCTTTCGCCTTGCGGTGCAATCGGCGCGGTTGGGCATATGGGATTTCGACGCCGTCACAGGCGCGCGCACATGGTCGCCCGAATTTCGCGCGATGCTGGGCATCGGTGCGGATCAGCCCGCGACGAACGGCCTGTCGCTGTCGCTGGTCCATGCCGACGACCGGGAAAAATTGCGGGTCATGCTGGACGCGGTGGCGACCGGCGCGGTGCCGCCCCATTTCGAAGCGACATTGCGCATCCACCGTGCCGATGACGGGGCATTGCGCTGGATCCGCAGCACGGGTTGGACCACCCGATCGGAATCGGGGCGGCCGCAGCGGATCATCGTCACTTTTCTGGACGTGACTGAGCAACGCGATGCGGAAGATCGCATCCGCTGGGCCGCGACTCATGACCCTATGACTCGGCTGCCCAACCGGGCGCTGTGGCAGGCGTCGCTGGAAGAACTGGCGACGCGATCCGGGCTGGCGGGCGAACGGTTCGGCTTGCTGCTGCTCGATATAGATGATCTCAAACGCACCAATGACTCGCTGGGCCATGATGCGGGTGACGCGCTGTTGTGCGCCTTTGCCCGGCGGCTGGCGGCGGCCGCACCGCCCGATGCCGTGCTGGGGCGTCTGGGCGGCGACGAATTCGGCCTGATCGCGCCATCGCTGACCGATCCGGCTGCGCTGGAAGCGTGCAGCGCCGCTCTTATCGAAAGCGTCCGTCTTCCCCATATCTATCAGGGCCGTTCGCTCGATTGCGGTGTCAGCATCGGCGGTGCCTTGTTCGGCACCCATGGCGAGCGGGCCGAGGATGTCCTCAAGGCCGCCGACCTTGCCCTTTATGCGTCAAAGGCCGCCGGGCGCGGTCGATTGACGCTGTTCCATTCCGATCTGCGGGCAGCGGCGCAGCAACGCAGTTCCATGCTGCACATGGCCCGGCAGGTCGTGGCCGATCATCTGGTGATGCCCTATTATCAGCCCAAGGTGGATCTGCGCACGGGCCGCGTGCTGGGGTATGAAGCGCTGCTGCGGTGGCAGCATCCCCGCCTTGGCGTGCAATTGCCCGGCACGATTGCCGCAGGCTTCGACCATGGCGAAATTGCGGTCGGCCTGACCCGGTGCATGGTGGACGCGGTGCTGGCCGATCTGCGCCGCTGGCTGCGCGCCGGGGTCGATCCGGGCCGAGTGGCGATCAACGCGAGCGCTGCCGATTTTGCCGATGGCGACTTTGCCGATCGCCTGCTGGCGCAATTGGCGCGCAGCGATATTCCGCCCGCGCATCTTGAAATCGAAGTGACAGAATCCGTGTTCCTCAGCCGTGGCGCTGGCCAGGTCGGCCGGGCGCTAGGCCATTTCGCGCAGGCCGGTGTCCGTGTCGCGCTCGACGATTTCGGCACCGGCTTTGCTTCGCTCACGCACCTCAAACAATATCCGGTGGATATATTGAAGATCGACCGCAGTTTCGTCAGCAATCTCGAACAGGATGCAGGCGACGCGGCGATCGTCGATGCCATCGTCAAGTTGGGCAGCAGCTTTGGCATGGACGTGGTGGCCGAAGGCGTGGAGACGGCGGCGCAGGCGGCGCTGCTGCTGGGGCATGGCTGCATTATCGGACAAGGTTTCCTGCTGGGCCGCCCGCAGCCCTTTGCCATGATCCGTCCACCCAAAGCCCTGTGA